In Anaerolineae bacterium, the genomic stretch TTTCCATTATATCTCCTAATATTATTGACGGGCTTGCGTGGAGCTATACAAAAAAGAAAACGCCGCAAATGCGGCGCCTAAATGAGACCTTTGAAAAATGCTCAATTTTGTTTAAGTTCAAGGAAGGCGAAAATTGTAAACGTAGGAATACATTGAGTATTTCGAGGCTTAAAATTTGAGCCTGACGCCGAAATTGGGCAAAAGGGGGCGTTTTGCAAAGGTCTCTAACTACCTGATATTTTTGGTCGGGGCGAGAGGATTTGAACCTCCGGCTTCCTGCTCCCAAAGCAGGCGCGCTACCAGGCTGCGCCACGCCCCGATAATAGATTGGTTTTTCTATCATGCTTTATTTATTCACGCAAGTTATAATTATTAGTTTTTTTCTGATAAAAAATTGTCTATTGCCCTGCTTATTGCCTCCGCAAATTCAGACAAAAGCTGTGTGTCACACAGCTTTTTCTCTTCACCCGGGTTGCTTAAATATCCGATTTCAATAAGTACAGCAGGCATATCCGCCCCTGACAGCGCTACAAGCGACGCCACGTCTATCCTGGTTTCCATATGTTTTATTCTGTCATTAATCTGAGTTTGCATTGATTCAGCCAAGGCTCTGCTTCTCGCTATATGCCTTTTTTGAATATCATCCCAGGTTGTCCGGTCGTTGCCTGAATTATAAGTCTCTGATGTTGCACCGTTAAAAGTTATATCAGAACCCGACATTTCTTTGAAATAATATATGGTTATTCCGCTTGCTTTATGAAGAAAACTTCCACCGACATGTATGCTGACAAACAGGTCTGCTTCCATATGGTTTGCAACGGCAGTTCTGTCCGGTATGCCAAGCAGGTAATCATCCGCCCTGGTTAAAGACGCACTGTACTTACTCCCAAGTTCGGTTGCAATCATTCTGGCAAGGCTTAGAGTTATTGTCTTTTCAAATGCTCCATCCGCTCCCCGGGCGCCTTTATCATGCCCCCCATGTCCCGGGTCTAAAACAATAATCTTCTTTTCGTGGTTAAATAAATTAGAATTTGCATTTCCATTGGTCGTCAGAAAGCATAAAGATATTAACAAACAGATTATTAATGCAAATAATAGTTTCATCCGATTTGGTGTAATAATATTAAACATAAAAGATAAGCGCATCAATTTTGCCTTGACACATATATGATGAATTCGTAAAAAGTCAGATTCATCATATATTGTTTGATAATATTTTTCTTATTATATATATATTGATTATTAAATCAAGGTTTTTGCAACCAGCTTTAATCTGCAGATGAAATAATTGCAACCTGCGAGAGTGGCGGAATTGGTAGACGCACTGGACTTAGGATCCAGCTCTGGGAACAGAGTGGGAGTTCAAATCTCCCCTTTCGCACCAGTTAAAAATAAAATGTAATTGCCTGAAAATCGAATATAATTTTTGATAGTTAATTGAGAAAGGAAAATTATGCAAGTTATTGTAGAAGATATTAACAGTGTAAAAAAGAAACTTCATATTGAAATCCCAAATGATATGGTTGTCCAGGAACTGGACCATGCCTATAAAAACCTCAAAAAAACCGCAAAGATAAAAGGTTATCGCCCAGGTAAAACGCCCCGCTCGGTTCTGGAAAGATTATTTAAAAAAGATGTGCATTCAGATGTATCATCTAAATTGCTTCAGGACTCATTAATTAATGCGATCAAGGAAAAAGATCTTAAGGTTATTGGAACCCCGGAAATTGATCCACCTGAACTTAACACAAAAGAACCTTATAAATATGATGCAATAGTCGAGATACAACCGGAAATTGACAAGCTCGATTTTAAAGGGTTAAAACTCAAAAAAACTCTGTACAGTGTAAGTGATGAAGAAATATCTACACAGCTCAAGATGCTGCAGAAAAACCTGGCTCAGCAAAAGACGGTCGAAGAAACTCGGCCGGTTCAAAAAGGGGATTTTGCCCTCATAGATTATGAAGGTTTTAAAGACGGAAAACCATTTGCCGAAACTCAAAAGACGGAAAATTTTACATTAAAGGTCGGCAATGGTCAAATTTTCAAGGAATTCGACGAACAACTGATCAGCATGAATCCTGGTGAGAGCAAGGAAATAAACATACATTTTCCTGAAGATTATTTTAACAAGGAACTGGCTAATCTTGATATAAGCTTTCATGTTAAACTCAATGAAATCAGAGAAGAGGTGCTCCCTGAAATAAATGATGAATTTGCCAAGAATTTCGGCAAGTATGAAACACTGGATCAACTGAAAAATGCAATTTCCGATAACCTGCAGCAGGGTTATGGAAAAAGAACCGAGCAGGAGCTTAACGAACAGATCTTTACGGCATTGATAGCAAAAAAGGGGTTTGAAGTGCCGGATACAATGGTTGAATATGAGCTGGATGGTATTATTTCAGATATTGAAAGGTCTTTTGCTAACAGCAACACCTCAATGGAAAACCTGGGCCTTTCAAAAGAGAACCTTTCAGAAAAATATCGGGATACGGCAATAAAACAGGTTAAGCGTCATTTAATATTAAACAAGTTGATTGAGCAGGAAAACCTGACCCTTTCTGATGAAGAAATTAATAACGGCTTCGAGGAGATGTCCAGGGTTTTTAATAAACCGCTTGAAGAAATAAGCAGCTTCTATAAACAGAACAAGGATAATCTGGAATTATTTAAAAATACACTCCTTGAAAAAAAATCAATCAAGCTTATTATTGAAAATAGCATTATTGAAAATGTTGAACCTGAAGCCGAGCAGAAAAAGCAAGAGGCTAAGGATGAAACTAATTAATTTGAAAGGAGAATATTCGTGCCGTTAATACCGATGGTTATAGAACAGAGCAGCAGAGGGGAACGGGCATATGATATTTATTCAAGGCTTCTCAAGGATAGAATAATTTTTTTAGGCTCTCCGATAACCGATGAAATTGCAAATCTTTTAATAGCCCAGCTACTGTTTCTTGAGTCTGAAGATCCTGACAAGGATATAAATTTTTATATTAATTCGCCTGGCGGAGTTGTAACAGCGGGTCTTGCCGTATATGACACACTGCAATATATTAAACCTTCTATTGCCACGGTATGTGTCGGCCAGGCCGCCAGCATG encodes the following:
- a CDS encoding N-acetylmuramoyl-L-alanine amidase; amino-acid sequence: MKLLFALIICLLISLCFLTTNGNANSNLFNHEKKIIVLDPGHGGHDKGARGADGAFEKTITLSLARMIATELGSKYSASLTRADDYLLGIPDRTAVANHMEADLFVSIHVGGSFLHKASGITIYYFKEMSGSDITFNGATSETYNSGNDRTTWDDIQKRHIARSRALAESMQTQINDRIKHMETRIDVASLVALSGADMPAVLIEIGYLSNPGEEKKLCDTQLLSEFAEAISRAIDNFLSEKN
- the tig gene encoding trigger factor, producing MQVIVEDINSVKKKLHIEIPNDMVVQELDHAYKNLKKTAKIKGYRPGKTPRSVLERLFKKDVHSDVSSKLLQDSLINAIKEKDLKVIGTPEIDPPELNTKEPYKYDAIVEIQPEIDKLDFKGLKLKKTLYSVSDEEISTQLKMLQKNLAQQKTVEETRPVQKGDFALIDYEGFKDGKPFAETQKTENFTLKVGNGQIFKEFDEQLISMNPGESKEINIHFPEDYFNKELANLDISFHVKLNEIREEVLPEINDEFAKNFGKYETLDQLKNAISDNLQQGYGKRTEQELNEQIFTALIAKKGFEVPDTMVEYELDGIISDIERSFANSNTSMENLGLSKENLSEKYRDTAIKQVKRHLILNKLIEQENLTLSDEEINNGFEEMSRVFNKPLEEISSFYKQNKDNLELFKNTLLEKKSIKLIIENSIIENVEPEAEQKKQEAKDETN